The following proteins come from a genomic window of Miscanthus floridulus cultivar M001 chromosome 2, ASM1932011v1, whole genome shotgun sequence:
- the LOC136540907 gene encoding ethylene-responsive transcription factor ERF014-like yields MVKNPGSNGVLTATAFSDNKLARPESGVVDVGKEAAARPYKGVRMRSWGSWVSEIRAPNQKRRIWLGSYATPEAAARAYDAALLCLKGSDAVLNFPTSSPSSSASSSHRRADKDDDPAAGGGMSPRSIQRAAAAAAAAIDDAGMTASADNRCSSSACATTPTSASLSSTQGSTDHVHQEQHATTTSSAAASTGSPPEGEELWTDLEAFASPKFMDLVDTGAAAPFSSTWEEPEDDGELMRLWSFC; encoded by the coding sequence ATGGTGAAGAACCCAGGCAGCAATGGCGTCCTCACGGCGACCGCCTTTTCCGACAACAAGCTAGCCAGGCCGGAAAGCGGCGTAGTCGACGTCGGCAAGGAGGCGGCGGCGAGGCCGTACAAGGGGGTGCGGATGCGGAGCTGGGGGTCGTGGGTGTCGGAGATCAGGGCGCCCAACCAGAAGCGCCGGATCTGGCTCGGCTCCTACGCCACGCCCGAGGCCGCGGCGCGCGCCTACGACGCCGCGCTGCTCTGCCTCAAGGGCTCCGACGCCGTCCTCAACTTCCCCACCTCATCACCCTCCTCGTCCGCGTCCTCCTCCCACCGGCGTGCTGACAAGGACGACGACCCGGCTGCCGGCGGCGGCATGTCACCGAGGTCCATCCAGCGCGCCGCGGCCGCGGCTGCCGCGGCGATCGACGACGCCGGCATGACCGCCAGCGCCGACAACAGGTGCTCTTCCAGCGCCTGCGCAACGACGCCGACGTCTGCCTCGCTGTCGTCGACGCAGGGCAGCACCGATCACGTCCACCAGGAGCAGCACGCGACGACGACATCGTCCGCCGCGGCCAGCACCGGCTCGCCGCCCGAGGGAGAGGAGCTGTGGACGGACCTGGAGGCGTTCGCCTCGCCCAAGTTCATGGATCTGGtggacaccggcgccgccgcgccgttCTCGTCGACGTGGGAGGAGCCCGAGGACGACGGCGAGTTGATGAGGCTGTGGAGTTTCTGCTAG